From Chryseobacterium salivictor, a single genomic window includes:
- the porV gene encoding type IX secretion system outer membrane channel protein PorV — protein MTLTKKLFLGLGLGMSIAAYSQTQTVLTGAPFLRISPDARAGGMGDQGVATTTDAFSQFWNAAKYPFSKTTSAVGINYTPYMSKLTNDVFLLYGAYHQFLGDEERATLSASIYYFNMGEVELTKLAVGGQGFEKGGFAKPNEFSIDVAYALKLSDYYSMAVTGRFIRSDLSGGFNSDNTLKPANSFAVDVSGYFQSEKHSSINDFEGRVKGGFAVQNLGPRLDYTGDEESRSYLPTMARVGAGYDLFLDDLNRVGLNFEASKLLVPGPDQTGNVPNVGVIDGIGKSFSNPKSMMFSGAVEYEYDNAFAVRGGYFHESVEQGGRQYATVGVGLKYQSFGLDMSYLINTSKTNSALDNTLRFGLTWNIGEESSNAQDY, from the coding sequence ATGACATTGACTAAAAAACTATTTTTAGGATTAGGACTTGGGATGAGTATTGCGGCCTATTCGCAGACTCAAACTGTCTTAACCGGTGCACCGTTCCTAAGAATATCGCCCGATGCAAGAGCAGGAGGAATGGGTGATCAGGGGGTTGCAACAACTACCGACGCTTTTTCCCAATTCTGGAATGCAGCGAAATATCCGTTCAGCAAAACAACTTCTGCTGTTGGGATCAACTATACGCCCTACATGAGCAAATTAACCAATGATGTTTTCTTGCTTTATGGCGCTTATCATCAGTTTTTGGGAGATGAAGAACGAGCTACCCTTTCCGCAAGTATTTACTATTTTAATATGGGTGAGGTAGAGCTCACCAAATTGGCGGTAGGCGGACAAGGTTTTGAGAAAGGAGGATTTGCAAAACCCAACGAATTTTCAATTGATGTTGCTTACGCTCTAAAACTTTCAGATTACTATTCAATGGCGGTTACGGGTCGATTTATCCGTTCTGATTTATCGGGAGGATTCAACTCTGACAACACTTTAAAACCAGCAAACTCTTTTGCAGTTGATGTTTCAGGATATTTTCAATCGGAAAAACACAGCAGCATCAACGATTTTGAAGGTCGCGTAAAAGGAGGTTTTGCCGTTCAAAATTTAGGTCCGAGATTAGACTATACCGGTGATGAAGAATCCAGATCTTATCTTCCGACCATGGCGAGAGTAGGTGCAGGTTATGATTTATTTCTGGATGATTTAAACAGAGTTGGACTTAATTTCGAAGCATCAAAACTTTTGGTGCCGGGTCCTGATCAAACCGGTAATGTTCCGAATGTTGGGGTAATCGATGGAATCGGAAAATCTTTCAGCAATCCAAAAAGCATGATGTTCAGCGGCGCGGTTGAATATGAATATGACAATGCATTTGCCGTGCGGGGTGGTTATTTCCATGAAAGCGTAGAACAGGGTGGCAGACAATATGCAACAGTAGGCGTTGGTTTGAAATACCAGTCTTTCGGATTAGATATGTCTTATTTAATCAATACCTCAAAAACAAATTCAGCTTTAGATAATACGCTTCGGTTCGGATTAACCTGGAATATCGGTGAAGAATCTTCGAATGCTCAGGATTATTAA
- a CDS encoding heme-binding domain-containing protein translates to MKKVLIIIIVAFILIQFFPIDKNNPVATPQMDFLKIKNTPEKTANLIRNACYDCHSNETKYPWYANTQPFGWFLESHIKEGRKELNFSTFATYETKRQIKKLKEAVEMMEKNEMPLDSYVILHPEAKLNAADKKQVIDYFKFMENDTRILNDLPTSVEKSDFKVK, encoded by the coding sequence ATGAAAAAAGTACTGATAATTATCATCGTGGCTTTTATACTGATACAGTTTTTTCCGATTGATAAGAATAATCCCGTTGCCACACCGCAAATGGATTTCTTAAAAATTAAAAACACCCCCGAGAAAACGGCTAATTTAATTCGAAATGCCTGTTACGACTGTCACAGCAATGAAACAAAATATCCGTGGTATGCGAATACGCAGCCATTTGGTTGGTTTCTGGAAAGCCATATTAAAGAAGGCAGAAAAGAGCTGAACTTCTCGACTTTTGCAACTTACGAGACGAAACGGCAGATCAAGAAATTGAAAGAAGCTGTTGAAATGATGGAGAAAAATGAAATGCCGCTGGATTCTTATGTAATCCTTCATCCCGAAGCTAAATTAAATGCGGCGGATAAAAAGCAAGTGATCGATTATTTCAAATTTATGGAGAACGACACGCGTATTTTAAATGATTTACCGACTTCGGTTGAAAAATCTGATTTTAAAGTTAAATAA
- a CDS encoding 4'-phosphopantetheinyl transferase family protein: MQNFASTYLKNCVILPSNKFSMPLYRDFSDDQATILLWKYGEEEDLDVEFLLEEENFDKIKDYHPTKLKETLLVRKILKSVLPNHKILYEGRQPYLSPNDYEISVTHSFPFAALAISKNKVGIDLEPFNQKITRIQHKFLQDEESGFIEKDKEVAYLTVIWSLKESLYKIHHSNYWSLKKHYEVKPFSLDFPFNIRCRVHDEHVSDLYRARVEFFENYCFTIVD; encoded by the coding sequence ATGCAAAATTTTGCAAGTACGTATTTAAAGAATTGTGTAATTTTACCGTCTAATAAATTTTCAATGCCACTTTACCGGGATTTTTCAGATGATCAGGCCACCATTCTTCTTTGGAAGTATGGTGAAGAAGAGGATTTGGATGTAGAGTTTCTTTTAGAAGAAGAGAATTTTGATAAAATAAAAGACTATCATCCTACTAAATTGAAGGAAACCCTTTTGGTGAGGAAAATCTTAAAATCAGTTTTGCCTAATCATAAAATTCTTTACGAAGGCAGACAACCATATTTGTCGCCGAATGATTATGAAATCTCGGTAACGCATTCTTTTCCCTTTGCCGCTCTGGCGATTTCGAAAAATAAAGTTGGAATTGATCTAGAACCTTTTAATCAGAAAATTACCAGGATTCAGCACAAATTTTTGCAGGATGAGGAAAGCGGTTTTATCGAAAAAGATAAAGAAGTTGCCTATCTCACCGTTATTTGGTCGCTGAAGGAAAGTCTGTACAAAATTCATCATTCGAACTATTGGTCGTTGAAAAAACATTATGAAGTAAAACCTTTCAGCTTGGATTTCCCTTTTAATATCAGGTGCCGGGTGCACGATGAGCACGTTTCGGATCTGTACAGAGCGCGCGTCGAGTTTTTCGAAAATTACTGTTTCACGATCGTGGACTGA
- a CDS encoding hemerythrin domain-containing protein: MKRHEALVQLSRDHHFGLLLCWKLKEGLKKEVAVDRMSKYIDLFYLQNLKPHFAEEEETIFKVLGEEHPLIKEAISQHRIMRKMIEDGLKNPEQIENFRALLELHIRTEERQIFPEIEKQATEEQLQAILKLDHPELKEPEYDDIFWK; this comes from the coding sequence ATGAAAAGACATGAAGCCTTAGTACAACTCAGTCGTGACCATCATTTCGGACTTTTGCTCTGCTGGAAATTAAAGGAGGGTTTAAAGAAAGAGGTCGCCGTTGACCGAATGTCAAAATATATCGATTTATTTTATCTTCAAAATCTTAAACCTCATTTTGCGGAAGAAGAGGAAACGATATTTAAAGTTTTAGGCGAGGAGCATCCTTTAATTAAAGAAGCGATTTCTCAGCACAGAATCATGCGCAAGATGATTGAAGATGGTTTAAAAAACCCAGAACAAATCGAAAATTTTCGGGCTTTACTTGAACTTCACATCCGAACAGAGGAACGGCAGATTTTCCCGGAAATAGAAAAACAGGCAACCGAAGAACAATTGCAGGCCATCTTAAAACTGGATCATCCTGAATTAAAAGAGCCGGAATATGATGACATCTTTTGGAAGTAA
- a CDS encoding FUSC family protein has product MNYATELKKFATSQAISSAVRISLAIVLPSVILAHFGLLKEFFLFPLATSFVGLTDQPGPFIRRRNALILAIASFFLVSIVASVIKNFPILIYPEIIIFSIFFTMIGVFGQRLAAVGSLSLVVLAIFIDGHLTGGHIIKSSLIFLAGSICYFIIFLIVSKMQPYKLAGQMIGENYLELAKYLSLKSKFYLKDPNFDSLYSQIITKQISIKNLQEETRETVFKTRKIVNESTTTSRLLMLMFLNSIDLHEKLMTSESDYRKVQENFGATEFLNALGNYLQMLSEEMSNIGIALQSGSKAKPIRNIDESLENIYNDYFDLRNSKLTPETLEDFMTLRLILNRITVISDEIKTIYKVFSQNLKMAKSLSTGLDVEKFVTAEEKLNSKIFLANFSLQSTHFRHAIRITVALVVGYFISQLKFLGIGHSYWIFITIVAILKPAYATTKHRNLLRLYGTVAGALVAYAILYFIPFQNVLFVLFISAMVLCFAFLKTNYSVAVFFMTIYIFLAFNILNPGNLNTIFKDRILDTVIAGAVAFVVSYFVLPVWEHTQNLDLMKKSAESNFKYFSAAMAFFKDENIGIEDYKLKRKAAIIDLANLSDNFQRMISDPKNQQKKLEHLHQFVITSHLITAYIASFSQYSETNKHYPEIDFNGWDLKISAELVRTKLILYQKNLHQNILQESKLEPEDSVETLLEKRKKELQENEFFDRRDPGRITHLTELKNLKEILELIYDVAREQRKVVENLEPELQSTIVKQ; this is encoded by the coding sequence ATGAACTATGCAACCGAATTAAAAAAATTTGCAACCAGCCAGGCGATTTCCTCAGCGGTTCGTATTTCGTTGGCCATTGTTTTGCCCAGTGTAATTCTGGCTCATTTTGGTTTGCTCAAGGAATTTTTCCTCTTTCCTCTTGCCACCAGTTTTGTAGGACTTACAGATCAGCCCGGACCTTTTATCCGGAGAAGAAATGCTTTAATTCTGGCGATTGCTTCTTTTTTCCTGGTGTCCATCGTGGCCAGTGTTATCAAAAATTTCCCGATTCTAATTTATCCGGAAATTATTATTTTCAGCATTTTCTTTACCATGATCGGCGTTTTTGGCCAGCGACTGGCTGCGGTGGGTTCTTTGTCTTTAGTGGTTTTGGCCATTTTTATAGACGGCCATTTAACCGGAGGTCATATTATTAAAAGTTCCCTGATTTTTCTCGCCGGTTCTATCTGCTACTTTATTATTTTTCTGATTGTTTCCAAAATGCAGCCTTACAAGCTGGCAGGACAGATGATTGGTGAAAATTATCTGGAACTTGCAAAATACCTTTCCCTGAAATCAAAATTTTATTTAAAGGATCCTAATTTTGACAGTCTCTATTCTCAGATTATTACCAAGCAGATTTCAATCAAAAATCTTCAGGAAGAAACCCGGGAAACCGTTTTTAAAACCCGGAAAATCGTCAACGAATCCACAACTACCAGCCGGTTGTTGATGCTGATGTTCCTTAATTCCATTGATCTGCACGAAAAACTGATGACTTCTGAAAGTGATTACCGCAAGGTTCAGGAAAACTTCGGTGCAACAGAATTTTTAAACGCTCTGGGAAATTATCTGCAGATGCTTTCAGAAGAAATGAGCAATATCGGGATTGCACTGCAAAGCGGCTCCAAAGCAAAACCTATCCGCAATATCGACGAATCACTGGAAAACATATATAACGATTATTTTGATTTACGAAACAGCAAATTAACGCCCGAAACGCTGGAAGATTTTATGACGCTTCGTTTAATCCTGAATAGAATCACAGTGATCTCAGATGAAATAAAAACGATTTACAAAGTTTTCAGCCAAAATCTAAAAATGGCAAAAAGTCTTTCTACAGGTCTTGATGTAGAAAAATTTGTGACCGCAGAGGAGAAACTTAATAGCAAAATATTTCTTGCCAATTTTTCTTTGCAGTCAACGCACTTCCGCCATGCCATTCGGATTACAGTTGCTTTAGTGGTAGGTTACTTTATTTCTCAGCTGAAGTTTTTAGGAATCGGTCATTCTTACTGGATCTTTATCACCATTGTAGCGATTTTGAAACCCGCTTATGCCACGACCAAACACCGGAATCTTTTACGGTTATACGGAACGGTGGCCGGGGCTTTGGTGGCTTACGCAATTCTGTATTTCATTCCTTTTCAGAATGTGCTCTTTGTCCTTTTCATATCTGCTATGGTGCTGTGTTTTGCTTTTCTGAAAACCAATTATTCAGTGGCCGTCTTTTTCATGACCATCTATATTTTTCTTGCCTTTAATATTTTAAATCCGGGAAACTTAAACACGATTTTTAAAGACCGGATTCTGGATACCGTCATTGCGGGCGCCGTGGCTTTTGTGGTGTCCTATTTTGTTTTACCGGTTTGGGAACATACCCAAAATCTGGATCTCATGAAGAAATCTGCCGAGAGCAATTTCAAATATTTCTCTGCCGCAATGGCTTTTTTTAAAGATGAAAATATTGGAATTGAAGATTACAAACTCAAAAGAAAAGCCGCCATCATCGACCTTGCCAATCTTTCTGATAATTTTCAAAGAATGATTTCTGATCCGAAAAACCAACAGAAAAAATTAGAACATCTGCATCAGTTTGTCATTACTTCCCATTTAATTACGGCGTATATCGCTTCCTTTTCTCAATATTCAGAAACCAACAAACATTATCCGGAAATCGATTTTAACGGTTGGGATCTAAAGATTTCAGCAGAATTAGTGAGAACGAAATTAATTTTATATCAAAAAAACCTTCATCAAAATATTTTGCAGGAAAGCAAACTCGAGCCGGAAGATTCTGTAGAAACGCTGCTCGAAAAGCGGAAAAAAGAGCTGCAGGAAAACGAATTCTTTGACCGCCGCGATCCGGGCAGAATCACCCATTTAACGGAACTGAAAAATTTAAAGGAAATTCTGGAATTGATTTATGATGTAGCAAGAGAGCAACGAAAAGTCGTCGAAAATTTAGAACCGGAGCTTCAGTCCACGATCGTGAAACAGTAA
- the murA gene encoding UDP-N-acetylglucosamine 1-carboxyvinyltransferase, with amino-acid sequence MSGSFQIRGGKKLHGEITPQGAKNEALQILCAVLLTDEEVRVKNIPDIHDVNRLIEILQDFGVKITKNGHGDYTFQADAVNFDYVKSQDFKQDGAKLRGSVMLLGPMLARYGEAYMPTPGGDKIGRRRLDTHFQGLVELGADFHYDEKESFYTLKAKELHGKFILLEEASVTGTANIVMAAVLAKGKTRVYNAACEPYLQQLCKMLNRMGADISGIGSNLLTIEGVAHLHGTEHTMLPDMVEIGSWIGLAAMTKSEITIKNVNWKELGVIPNTFKKLGIDLEKRGDDIFIPAQENYKIQKFIDGSILTVSDAPWPGFTPDLLSIILVVATQAKGTVLVHQKMFESRLFFVDKLIDMGAQIILCDPHRATVVGLNHEYPLRGTTMVSPDIRAGNALLIAALSAEGTSVIHNIEQIDRGYENIDGRLKAIGADIERI; translated from the coding sequence ATGAGCGGAAGTTTTCAAATTAGAGGAGGAAAAAAACTGCATGGCGAAATTACGCCGCAAGGTGCTAAAAATGAGGCGCTTCAAATTTTGTGTGCAGTATTGCTGACGGATGAAGAAGTGCGCGTAAAAAATATCCCCGACATCCATGATGTGAACCGGTTGATTGAGATTTTGCAGGATTTTGGCGTGAAAATAACTAAAAACGGACACGGCGATTATACATTTCAGGCAGATGCGGTCAATTTTGATTATGTGAAATCGCAGGATTTCAAGCAAGACGGTGCAAAACTTCGTGGATCGGTAATGCTGCTCGGTCCGATGCTGGCAAGATATGGCGAAGCTTATATGCCGACTCCGGGTGGTGATAAAATCGGCAGACGACGATTGGATACGCATTTCCAGGGATTGGTAGAATTAGGCGCGGATTTTCATTATGACGAAAAAGAATCTTTTTATACGTTAAAGGCGAAAGAACTTCACGGCAAATTTATTTTGCTGGAAGAAGCCTCGGTTACCGGAACTGCCAATATCGTTATGGCAGCTGTTCTGGCGAAAGGTAAAACCAGAGTTTATAATGCGGCTTGCGAACCTTACCTGCAGCAATTGTGTAAAATGCTGAACAGAATGGGCGCTGATATTTCGGGTATCGGTTCCAATTTATTGACCATCGAAGGCGTGGCTCATCTGCACGGAACAGAACATACGATGTTGCCCGATATGGTGGAAATCGGTTCGTGGATCGGTCTGGCTGCAATGACGAAATCTGAAATTACCATTAAAAATGTAAACTGGAAAGAGCTTGGAGTGATTCCAAATACGTTCAAGAAATTAGGAATTGATTTAGAAAAGAGAGGCGATGATATTTTCATTCCGGCTCAGGAAAATTACAAAATTCAGAAATTCATTGACGGCTCTATTCTGACGGTTTCAGATGCGCCGTGGCCTGGATTTACGCCGGATTTACTTTCTATCATTTTGGTGGTGGCTACCCAGGCAAAAGGTACAGTGCTCGTTCACCAGAAAATGTTTGAATCCCGTTTGTTCTTCGTGGATAAATTAATAGATATGGGAGCGCAGATTATTCTGTGTGATCCGCACAGAGCAACAGTTGTCGGTTTAAATCACGAATATCCGTTAAGAGGTACTACCATGGTTTCACCTGATATCAGAGCAGGGAATGCCCTGTTAATTGCGGCGCTTTCGGCTGAAGGCACTTCGGTTATTCATAATATTGAACAGATCGACCGTGGTTACGAAAATATCGACGGAAGATTGAAAGCGATTGGTGCTGATATCGAACGGATTTAA
- the ahcY gene encoding adenosylhomocysteinase, with product MDTTTQYIPYKVKDISLADYGRKEIKLAEAEMPGLMAIREEYGPSQPLKGARIAGCLHMTIQTAVLIETLVALGADVTWSSCNIFSTQDHAAAAIAAAGIPVYAWKGMTEEEFEWCIEQTVFFGEDRKPLNLILDDGGDLTNLVFDKYPELTAEIKGLSEETTTGVHRLYERMQNGTLVMPAINVNDSVTKSKFDNKYGCRESAVDAVRRATDVMLAGKRVVVCGYGDVGKGTAASFKGAGSIVTVTEVDPICALQAAMEGFEVKKLSSVVENADIIITTTGNFNIVKGEDFKRMKDKTIVCNIGHFDNEIDMAWLNKNYGDTKYEVKPQVDVYNIDGKEIIILAEGRLVNLGCATGHPSFVMSNSFTNQTLAQIELWTNSSAYGNEVYTLPKHLDEKVAALHLAKLGVELETLTEAQAKYIGVDVKGPFKPEYYRY from the coding sequence ATGGATACTACAACCCAATACATTCCTTATAAAGTTAAGGATATCTCACTAGCCGATTACGGGAGAAAAGAAATTAAATTAGCCGAAGCAGAAATGCCGGGATTAATGGCGATTCGTGAAGAATACGGCCCGTCTCAACCATTGAAAGGGGCAAGAATCGCAGGTTGTCTTCACATGACGATTCAAACTGCTGTTTTAATTGAAACTTTGGTGGCTTTGGGCGCAGATGTTACCTGGTCGTCCTGTAATATTTTCTCTACCCAAGACCATGCTGCTGCTGCAATTGCCGCTGCCGGAATCCCGGTTTACGCCTGGAAAGGAATGACTGAGGAAGAATTCGAATGGTGTATCGAGCAGACTGTATTTTTCGGTGAAGACAGAAAACCATTAAACCTTATTTTAGATGACGGTGGCGATTTAACCAACCTGGTTTTCGATAAATATCCTGAATTAACAGCGGAAATCAAAGGACTTTCTGAAGAAACGACTACAGGAGTTCACAGATTATACGAAAGAATGCAGAACGGAACTTTGGTAATGCCTGCAATCAACGTGAATGATTCGGTAACAAAATCAAAATTCGACAATAAATACGGTTGTAGAGAATCTGCGGTTGATGCCGTAAGAAGAGCAACTGATGTAATGTTGGCGGGTAAAAGAGTTGTAGTTTGTGGCTACGGTGATGTTGGTAAAGGAACTGCAGCTTCTTTCAAAGGTGCCGGCTCTATCGTTACGGTAACCGAAGTTGATCCAATCTGTGCTTTACAGGCGGCAATGGAAGGTTTCGAAGTTAAAAAACTGAGTTCTGTCGTTGAAAATGCAGATATCATTATTACCACTACCGGTAACTTTAACATTGTTAAAGGAGAGGATTTCAAAAGAATGAAAGACAAAACCATCGTTTGTAATATCGGTCACTTCGATAATGAAATCGATATGGCTTGGCTGAACAAAAACTACGGCGACACCAAATATGAAGTTAAACCGCAGGTTGATGTGTACAATATCGACGGAAAAGAAATCATCATTTTGGCAGAAGGCCGTTTGGTAAATCTTGGCTGTGCAACAGGACACCCAAGCTTTGTAATGAGCAACTCATTTACAAACCAGACTTTGGCTCAAATTGAATTGTGGACCAACTCTTCCGCTTATGGAAATGAAGTTTATACTTTGCCAAAACATCTGGATGAAAAAGTAGCAGCTTTGCACCTTGCAAAATTAGGCGTAGAACTGGAAACTTTAACCGAAGCTCAGGCAAAATATATCGGTGTTGATGTAAAAGGTCCATTCAAACCGGAATATTACAGATACTAA
- a CDS encoding DUF4290 domain-containing protein — MEYNTSKTHLQMPEYGRIIQQLVERCKEIENRDERNEMAVAIVDFMGQRNPQLRDEENYKHKLWDHLFILAKYDLDVDSPYHILTQEEMKVKPKRMEYPKLQGDFKFYGKSILQLIDKAIELEAGDEKDALIQVIANNMKKSYNVYNKEHVQDEVIFRHLKDLSKNRLDLTVLDSLEKSKIYYATNRTNKSYPRNNPKNQNNRKNIQNNKNRK, encoded by the coding sequence ATGGAATACAATACAAGCAAAACGCATCTCCAAATGCCGGAATACGGCCGAATTATACAGCAACTGGTAGAACGTTGCAAGGAGATTGAAAACAGAGACGAACGTAATGAAATGGCGGTGGCGATTGTAGATTTTATGGGTCAGAGAAATCCTCAGCTCCGTGATGAAGAAAATTATAAACATAAATTGTGGGATCATCTTTTCATTTTAGCAAAATATGATTTAGACGTAGATTCACCTTATCATATCCTAACCCAGGAAGAAATGAAGGTGAAACCTAAAAGAATGGAATACCCGAAACTTCAGGGTGATTTTAAATTTTACGGGAAAAGTATTTTGCAGTTGATCGATAAAGCAATTGAGTTGGAAGCAGGCGACGAAAAAGACGCTTTGATTCAGGTGATTGCCAACAATATGAAAAAATCGTATAATGTTTATAACAAAGAACACGTACAGGATGAGGTAATTTTCCGTCATTTAAAAGACCTTTCGAAAAACCGTTTGGATTTAACCGTTTTGGATTCACTAGAAAAAAGTAAAATTTATTACGCAACGAACCGAACCAATAAATCGTATCCGCGAAATAATCCAAAGAACCAAAATAACAGAAAAAATATTCAAAACAATAAAAACCGGAAATAA
- a CDS encoding thiol-disulfide oxidoreductase DCC family protein, which translates to MTKIDPSKYYVLYDGECGFCNFWVHWILKKDSKNNFLFAALQSNFGQQFLSERNLEVKNLSTLYLWKPEKYYLQKSQAVFKVCELIGGSYQLLSYLRFLPTSLTDFFYNSVAANRKKLNSGACEIPTAEERKKFVE; encoded by the coding sequence ATGACAAAAATTGATCCTTCCAAATATTACGTTCTCTATGATGGGGAATGCGGCTTCTGTAATTTCTGGGTGCACTGGATCTTAAAAAAAGATTCGAAGAATAATTTTCTGTTTGCTGCTTTGCAATCGAATTTTGGTCAGCAGTTTTTAAGCGAAAGGAATTTGGAAGTAAAAAACCTCAGCACTCTTTACCTTTGGAAACCTGAAAAATATTATTTACAGAAATCACAGGCTGTTTTCAAGGTTTGTGAACTCATCGGAGGATCGTATCAACTATTATCTTATTTGCGGTTTTTGCCAACTTCGCTGACTGATTTCTTTTACAACAGCGTAGCGGCAAACAGGAAAAAACTCAATTCTGGAGCCTGCGAAATTCCTACTGCAGAAGAGCGGAAAAAGTTTGTGGAGTAG